The genomic segment CACCTACCTGGCCGCCTTCGTCACGGTCGGCGGCGACACCTCGACCGACGACCTGATCCGCCACGCGCGCGCGACGCTCCCGGCCGAGTTGACCCCGAAACGCATCGTGATCCTGGAGAACATGCCGCTCAACGGCAACGGAAAGGCCGATCGCGGCGCCCTGAAACGACTGCTCGACCGCCCGGCGCAGGCCGGAGCCCCCGCCACCCCGGCCCCGCAGGGCACCGCCGGCGGCGCGACCCGCCGCCCCCCGACCGCGGAACACGCGCGGCAGGCACTGCTCGACCTGTGGGCCGAGGTGCTTCCGGAGCCCGTCGTACACGCCGACAAGGACTTCTTCGACAGCGGCGGCGACTCGCTCAGCGCCCAGCGCCTCGCCCTGGCCATCGCGGCCCGCTTCCGGACCGACTTCTCCGTACGCGACGTGGTCGCGGCCCCGACCGTGACGGACCAACTCGCGGCCCTGGGCGGCCGAACCGGGCCGAACGGCGACGGAAACAGCGGCGCAAACGGCTCCGGGAACGGCACCGGCGCCTCGATCGCCACACGGCGGACCCGCCGGGACGCCGCCGAGCACTTCGGCCACGATCCGGTGCTCCCTCCGGACATCCGACTCCCGTACGCGCCGGCGGAACCGCGCGTCGAGCACGTGCTGCTCACCGGCGTGACCGGCTTCGTCGGCGCACAACTGCTGCACGACGTGCTTCGCCTGCCCGGGGTCACCGCGTATTGCCTGGTCCGCGCGGACGACGCGGAATCCGCGCGCAGGCGGGTGGCGGACAACCTGCGCCACTACAACCTCTGGCGCGACGAGCACGCCGAACGCCTGCGCGTCGTGGTCGGCGACCTGGCCGCACCGGGACTGGGCCTGGACGACGCGGACACGCGCCGTCTCGCCGAGCGCGTCGACACGATCGTGCACGCCGGCGCCCTGGTCAACCTCGTGCGCGGATACTCGGCGCACCGCCCGGCGAACGTCGAGGGCACCGTGGAGATCCTGCGGTTCGCCACGCGGTGTCGACCCAAGGTGCTGCACTTCGTGTCCACCCTCGCCGCGCGCGGCCGGGCGCCGGTCCCCGACGGCCCCGGGTCCCGGGCGCCCGAGGCACCGTGGCCCGCCGCCGACGCCGCCACAACCGGGTACGGGCGCTCCAAGTGGGTGGCCGAACAGCTCGTCCTCCAGGCGGCGGAGCGCGGCCTGCCGACGGCGGTGCACCGGCTCGGCGAGGTCATGCCCGCGACCGACACGGGCGTCCCGAACACCGGCTCCCGCACGGATCTGTTCATCCGGGCGTGCCTGCGGGTGGGCGCGCACCCCACGAATCCGCTGCTCCTGGACTACACGCCCCTGGACACCGTCGGCGCGCTGCTGGCCGCCGCCGTGGCACACCACGAACGCGGCTGGTTCCACCTCCTGCATCCCACGCCCGTGCAACTGGGCGGGCTGCTCGGCGCGTTCGGCTCGGCCTTCGGGCTGGAGCCGGTCGGATACGAGACGTTCTGGGCGGCCCTGCACGACGCCTCGCTCGCCGCGCCCGGGGACCGCACCCTGGCGGGGGCACTGGCCGTACTGCCGGCGCCCGACGGGGATCCGCGATCGCGCCGCGATCGGCTGGCCGACGTGTTCCAGGACGGCACGGCGCTGTTCTCCGTCACACGTGCCGAACGGCTGGCCCGACGAATCGGCCTGCGACCGCCCGTCATCGACGCGAACGTCTTCGACCGCTACGTCCACTACCACCGGAAGTCGACGCACTCGTGACGCGACCGACGACCCGCCGGGGGCCCCGGCGCGAGCCCCACCCACCGCCCGGAACCGGTCGGTGGGGCTCGACCGGGTCAGCGGATGGCCCGCCCCGGCGCGCGCACCAGGACGTGGCCGGTGTCGGTCGGCGCGTACACCGGGGGACGCGGCCTGACCCACACGTGGGCGAACGGCATGTCGTAGGCGCCGACGGAGCCCACCAGGACCAGCTGCCCCGGGCGCAGCGACGAGGGTCCGTCGACAGCTTCGGCGAAGACGTCGCCCTCGTAGCAGTTGTTGCCGTACACCGCGTACGTCTGCCGGGCGAAGTCGGCGCCGGTGGGAACGAACTCGATCGGGTGAGTGCGGGACTTCACCGTTCGGGCGAGATTGGTACCGGCGTCCAGCACCAGCAGATCGGGACCCTCGGCGCGGCGTTTGCGAACCGCCACCCGGGCGACGAGCACGCCGTGTTCCTCCGCCAGGCTGCGCCCCGGCTCGACGACCAGGTGCACGTCCCGGGGCCGCAGACCGATCAGCCCGCACTCCTCGGCGACCTCGGCCGCGAACTCCGCCCAGGGCGCGGCCGGATCGGCCGTGCCGCCGCGTGGTGGAAACCCGCCGCCGATATTCAGGACGAACGGCTCCGGGGCGTCGCGGGCCAATTCCGGCAACGTCTCCCGCCACAAACGCATCGCCGCACGATACGTCTGCGGGCCGCGGACCAGCGTCCCGACGCCCAGATGCACCCCCCGCACCCGCACTCCCGCATCGGCCAGAATCCGCCGGGCAGGCGGCACCTCGTCGGGCATCAACCCGAATCGCGACCACTCCCCCGAATCGGTCCTGATGGCCAGGCGTAAACACACGCGCGGTCGCGGACCGCCCGCGGGAATCGCCGCGGCGATGTGTTCGATCTCCGCCGTCGCGTCGATCTGTACGCCGACCCCGAGAGCCAGCGCCCGGGTCAACTCCGCGGCATCTTTCACCGGCCCGTCGAAGAGGATGCGATCGGGCGGGAAACCGTCCTTCAGGGCGGTTTCGAGTTCCGGGCCGGAGACCACTTCGGCCGTCGCCCCCAGTGCGCACAACAGCCGCGTGAACGCCGTCAGTGGATTGCTCTTGTAGGAATACGCGAGGGTGAACCGCGGAAACCACTCGCGCCATGCCTTGTCCATCGCCGTGAAATCCCGTTCGACACCGCCCGGATCGACGACGTAAAACGGCGTCGGTATCTCTCGGGCGATCCGCTCGGCTGCGACTTTGAGACGATTTTCGATCACGACCCACCTCCGAATTTCTCGTCGGATACGCGGAAGATTTTCACCGTAGGACACCGAGCCGGGATCTGTCGAGCCTCGAAAATCGAATCAAAAAGCCGCGCCCGTATCGGATTCGCCGTCGAATTCCCACCACTCCACCACGAGTCGTGGCGACGTGATCACGACGGTGTTAAAGTCCCGGAATGGATGATGCGTTGCCTTTATGGGATCCCGAGCGTGATCTGTTGGCCCTGCCCGGGGCACCGGGCTGGTCGAGGCCGTGCGCGAGACGGGTGCGGGCGGCGTTCGAAGGCGTGGGCGCGCGTCTGGTGGCCGAGGGCGCACTGAAACCCGGGGCGCTGCTGCCGGCGGTCTCGGTGCTGGACCGCGGGGCCGAGCGCATGCTGCGCCGTCGGGTACTGACGGTTGTCGCCTGCCTGGAGCGGGTGATCGAGTGTTACCCCGAGGTCCGGCGGCTGTGGGACTTCCTGG from the Embleya scabrispora genome contains:
- a CDS encoding non-ribosomal peptide synthetase — protein: MQRLRETQVAQFLGRAVSLPPDRTVLDLVEAWASRTPHAPAVECAGRVLDYERMTRMASALARDLHEHGAGPGDLVPLHARNGLGLPVAMLAVLKTGAAFVPLDATWPEQRLRGMIRACDPKVVLSVAGPGAARDVAVGTTRDAGAGPGRDARPTWGDDSAAPVILAVDLDRLGAPTADRFGPPARPDDLAYGFYTSGSTGVPKCALNTHRGLLNRFLYMTDRFVTGDPERVLQNSRHTFDSSLWQLLWPLTHGGSVVIPEPRGMLDLAATVDVIARHRITMTDFVPTIFNSLVELLHSRPESVPRLGSLRRLLIGGEEINARAVRLFHEMLPDVALINTYGPTEAAIGSVFHDVTRDRRSPLPIGRPIDNTWAIVLDERNRPVAPGEIGEIHIGGECLGLGYLGDPQRTDAAFVANPFAELPGSRMYRTGDLGHHDADGVLFFGGRRDQQFKIGGVRVESGEVEQAIATHPRVREAKVVAHEHGGSTYLAAFVTVGGDTSTDDLIRHARATLPAELTPKRIVILENMPLNGNGKADRGALKRLLDRPAQAGAPATPAPQGTAGGATRRPPTAEHARQALLDLWAEVLPEPVVHADKDFFDSGGDSLSAQRLALAIAARFRTDFSVRDVVAAPTVTDQLAALGGRTGPNGDGNSGANGSGNGTGASIATRRTRRDAAEHFGHDPVLPPDIRLPYAPAEPRVEHVLLTGVTGFVGAQLLHDVLRLPGVTAYCLVRADDAESARRRVADNLRHYNLWRDEHAERLRVVVGDLAAPGLGLDDADTRRLAERVDTIVHAGALVNLVRGYSAHRPANVEGTVEILRFATRCRPKVLHFVSTLAARGRAPVPDGPGSRAPEAPWPAADAATTGYGRSKWVAEQLVLQAAERGLPTAVHRLGEVMPATDTGVPNTGSRTDLFIRACLRVGAHPTNPLLLDYTPLDTVGALLAAAVAHHERGWFHLLHPTPVQLGGLLGAFGSAFGLEPVGYETFWAALHDASLAAPGDRTLAGALAVLPAPDGDPRSRRDRLADVFQDGTALFSVTRAERLARRIGLRPPVIDANVFDRYVHYHRKSTHS